From Pseudomonas sp. LS1212, the proteins below share one genomic window:
- a CDS encoding adenylate/guanylate cyclase domain-containing protein translates to MEARGETAGERKTITALFADMAGSTALIHDLDPEQAQRLIEPVVAMMMEAVHYYEGYVAKTLGDGILALFGAPIAHEDHPQRALYAALRMQQAIRRHGDRIRLEKGIPLQIRVGIHTGEVVVRSIRTDNLHTDYDPVGHTIHIASRMEGIAAPSSILVSESTYKLAEGYFEFRTLGATQVKGIPEPLVVYEVQGLGALRTRLQLAAHRGLARFVGRQVELDHLHQALEQAKAGHGQVVAVAGEAGVGKSRLFHEFKERSRRGCLVLETFSVSHGKAFAYFPLIELLKNYFQITALDDERRCREKVMGKTLTLERSFEDLVPYLLYLLGIGEGSSALAEMDPQIRRDRIFDAITQLLARESRDQPIELLFEDLQWLDRETEAFLACLIDRVASAPILLLVNYRPEYQPAWTRAGHCSQLRLEPLGPAEAQGLLTALLGDDPTLVPLKQLILEKTEGNPFFMEEVVQTLVEEKSLLGEPGRYRIEQTPAALHIPTTVQGVLAARIDRLPVAEKELLQTLAVIGKDFPFSLIQRICDGGVARMDDDLRDLLARLEAAEFIYQRPAFPEVEYSFKHALTQEVAGYSLLTERRSALHERTAQAIEALFPTRIADYCSELAHHYRLSGNVPKAVEYLHRTGQQALQNSAHLDAMRHLGAALELLEHLPDTPARAHQELTLLLCLGPALMAMRGYGAPEVAAAYTRALALCAQVGDDSLFPVLLGLRTYYELHAQYSTACELGERLLSVAQTAQDPDLLVEAHAALGATLLFQGDLRNALEHQERARVLYNPDCHRTYASTCGMDPGYALTFSAWCLWFLGFPDQASTRSRDALALANKISDPFSLAFTLSATSILGQFQHDVRLAEECADAAIKLSLEQGFPFYLAWGTILQGWARAEQGDFDEGIAQITKGIATYQAAGAELGCTYFLALLAAAHGRSGQPQAGLDAVTDALAMVNRTGEHFYEAELYRLKGTLTLQGSGEARLDTSVQQEAQACFQTAISIARQQGAKSLELRATVSLAQLWETRDKEAARQMLADIYSFFTEGFDSVDLQQAKALLDAWASSGG, encoded by the coding sequence ATGGAAGCCCGGGGCGAGACCGCCGGCGAACGCAAGACCATCACGGCGCTGTTTGCCGACATGGCCGGCTCCACGGCGCTGATCCACGACCTCGATCCGGAACAGGCCCAGCGCCTGATCGAGCCTGTGGTCGCGATGATGATGGAAGCCGTCCACTACTACGAAGGCTATGTGGCCAAGACGCTGGGCGATGGCATCCTCGCGCTGTTCGGCGCACCCATCGCCCATGAGGATCATCCGCAGCGGGCGCTGTATGCGGCACTGCGCATGCAGCAGGCGATACGCCGACATGGCGACCGCATTCGCCTGGAGAAAGGCATTCCGTTGCAAATCCGCGTCGGCATCCACACCGGAGAGGTCGTCGTGCGTTCGATCCGCACGGACAATTTGCACACCGATTACGATCCGGTCGGGCACACGATCCACATTGCGTCCCGGATGGAGGGAATCGCCGCGCCATCGTCGATCCTGGTGAGCGAGTCCACCTACAAGCTGGCGGAGGGCTATTTCGAGTTCAGGACTCTGGGGGCCACCCAGGTCAAAGGTATTCCCGAGCCGCTCGTCGTGTACGAGGTGCAGGGTCTGGGCGCGCTGCGCACGCGCCTGCAACTGGCGGCACATCGCGGGCTGGCCAGGTTCGTCGGCCGCCAGGTCGAGCTGGACCACCTGCATCAGGCGCTCGAGCAGGCCAAAGCGGGCCACGGGCAGGTCGTCGCGGTGGCAGGTGAGGCAGGGGTCGGGAAGTCGCGGCTGTTCCATGAGTTCAAGGAACGCTCGCGGCGCGGCTGTCTGGTGCTGGAGACGTTCTCGGTGTCGCACGGCAAGGCCTTTGCCTATTTTCCACTCATCGAGCTTCTGAAAAACTACTTTCAGATCACTGCCCTGGACGACGAGCGGCGGTGCCGGGAAAAGGTCATGGGCAAGACCCTGACGCTCGAGCGCAGCTTCGAGGATCTCGTGCCCTACCTGCTCTATCTGCTGGGTATTGGCGAAGGCAGTTCGGCGCTCGCGGAAATGGATCCTCAGATCCGGCGCGATCGCATCTTCGACGCGATTACGCAACTTCTGGCGCGCGAGAGTCGCGATCAGCCGATCGAACTGCTGTTCGAGGACCTGCAATGGCTGGACCGCGAGACCGAAGCATTCCTCGCGTGCCTCATCGACCGCGTGGCGAGTGCCCCGATCCTGCTCCTCGTGAACTACCGGCCCGAGTATCAGCCTGCGTGGACGCGCGCGGGTCATTGCAGCCAGCTGCGGCTCGAACCGCTGGGCCCGGCCGAAGCCCAGGGACTGCTCACGGCCTTGCTTGGGGACGATCCCACCCTCGTCCCCCTCAAACAGCTCATCCTGGAGAAGACGGAGGGCAACCCTTTCTTCATGGAGGAAGTGGTGCAAACGCTGGTCGAGGAGAAATCACTGCTCGGCGAACCCGGCCGTTACCGGATCGAGCAAACTCCGGCTGCGCTGCATATTCCCACCACCGTGCAGGGTGTGCTCGCCGCCCGTATCGACCGGCTCCCCGTTGCGGAGAAGGAATTGCTGCAGACGCTCGCCGTCATCGGCAAGGATTTTCCGTTCAGTCTGATCCAGCGCATCTGTGATGGAGGGGTCGCTCGGATGGACGACGATTTGCGCGATCTGCTGGCCCGACTGGAGGCCGCGGAGTTCATTTACCAGCGGCCCGCATTTCCGGAGGTGGAGTATTCGTTCAAGCATGCGCTGACCCAGGAGGTCGCGGGCTACTCGCTACTCACGGAGCGGCGTAGCGCACTGCACGAACGCACGGCGCAGGCCATCGAGGCACTGTTCCCCACCCGCATCGCGGATTACTGCAGCGAACTGGCGCACCACTACAGGCTGAGCGGCAATGTCCCGAAGGCCGTGGAATACCTGCACCGTACCGGGCAACAGGCCCTCCAGAATTCCGCCCATCTCGATGCGATGCGTCACCTCGGCGCGGCGCTGGAATTGCTCGAGCATTTGCCCGACACGCCCGCACGTGCTCATCAGGAACTGACGTTGCTGCTCTGCCTGGGGCCGGCCTTGATGGCCATGCGAGGCTATGGTGCGCCCGAGGTGGCGGCCGCCTACACCCGTGCACTGGCGCTATGCGCGCAAGTAGGCGACGACTCGCTTTTCCCTGTGCTGCTGGGGCTGCGGACTTACTACGAGTTGCATGCGCAGTACTCAACTGCATGCGAACTGGGTGAACGATTGCTCAGTGTTGCGCAAACTGCGCAGGATCCGGACTTGCTCGTGGAAGCCCATGCGGCACTCGGGGCGACATTGCTTTTCCAGGGTGATCTGCGCAATGCCCTTGAACACCAGGAGCGGGCGCGTGTCCTCTACAACCCGGACTGTCATCGCACATATGCCAGTACGTGCGGCATGGATCCGGGCTACGCCCTGACATTTTCGGCCTGGTGCCTTTGGTTCTTGGGCTTCCCCGATCAGGCAAGCACGCGCAGCCGGGATGCCCTCGCTCTGGCCAATAAGATTTCCGACCCGTTCAGCTTGGCCTTCACCCTGTCTGCTACGTCGATACTGGGACAGTTTCAGCACGACGTACGACTCGCCGAAGAGTGTGCTGATGCCGCCATCAAGCTTTCCCTAGAACAAGGGTTTCCGTTTTATTTGGCGTGGGGGACTATTCTCCAGGGTTGGGCTCGCGCCGAGCAGGGAGACTTTGACGAGGGTATCGCTCAGATAACCAAGGGTATCGCCACTTACCAAGCGGCCGGAGCAGAGCTTGGATGTACTTATTTTCTGGCCCTGCTGGCCGCAGCTCACGGGCGCTCCGGGCAACCGCAGGCAGGATTGGACGCTGTGACCGACGCTCTGGCTATGGTGAACAGAACAGGCGAGCACTTTTACGAAGCAGAACTGTACCGCCTCAAGGGAACTCTTACTCTCCAAGGTTCGGGCGAAGCCAGACTGGATACTTCTGTGCAGCAGGAAGCGCAAGCATGCTTTCAAACGGCGATCTCGATCGCTCGACAACAAGGGGCAAAGTCACTTGAGCTACGAGCCACAGTGAGCCTTGCTCAGCTATGGGAAACACGAGACAAGGAGGCGGCCAGGCAAATGCTGGCCGACATCTATAGCTTCTTCACCGAAGGCTTCGACAGCGTTGATTTACAACAAGCCAAGGCGCTGCTCGATGCATGGGCATCAAGCGGGGGGTGA